The genomic window TCATGGGCAGCGCGTGCGCGTTGTTTTCCGAGTGCTGCTGCTCGTAGAGGAAAATCAAACGGGCGAAAATTTCCGTCACCCGAGCGACCGCCGTGATCTCCACCGCCGGGTGCGGATCGCGCAGGGAGATCAAAACACGGATATGGTCCATGAAAATTTGGAAATCTTCCTTGTCGATCACCAGGCGGGCGTCGTAGTTGCGCGTCCGCCGCAAAGTCGGTTCGATATGAAAGAGCGCGTGAAAGCCGATGTGCGATTGCAGCGTAGTCGGGAGGCTGTTCCAGATTTCCGGACGGTAGCAGAAATTGCAAAGAAGGAGGCGGCGTGTGCTCTCATAGGAGTGCTGGATGCCGGGATGGATCACATACACCGACCGCTCGCTGATGCTGTATTTCCGGCTGCCGACCACTTTGGTGCCGGTGCCGCGCCGGATAAATGCCAAGGTTGAGAAGTCTTCCTGCACGTAAAAAGGGACGTCTCTGTGCCCGGCATCCATGATCGCAGCGACGTGGGGGCACCGGGTTTGCAACCCCTTCAAATCACTCCACGCGTA from Chthoniobacterales bacterium includes these protein-coding regions:
- a CDS encoding helix-turn-helix domain-containing protein, yielding MIRYAWSDLKGLQTRCPHVAAIMDAGHRDVPFYVQEDFSTLAFIRRGTGTKVVGSRKYSISERSVYVIHPGIQHSYESTRRLLLCNFCYRPEIWNSLPTTLQSHIGFHALFHIEPTLRRTRNYDARLVIDKEDFQIFMDHIRVLISLRDPHPAVEITAVARVTEIFARLIFLYEQQHSENNAHALPMKVARVVQWINENISRPFDNREIAGVAEVSQRTLAALFQEVYGISPKEFVLRQRFRVAKNLLLDTELNITEISAACGFADSNYFARRFRENFHMQPREFRKRGKKAKPARAGKRPAKA